One genomic region from Saprospiraceae bacterium encodes:
- a CDS encoding aldehyde dehydrogenase (NADP(+)), which translates to MITENIVGFDTRGGSTFVQGVEASSQTYLAEKFTIADQSTIDEALDKAVMAFEIYRHWSPDQRASFLNKISENILELGDTLISRACAESGLPEGRMMGERGRTIGQINMMATALRNGSWEENFIDQALPDRQPLPRPDIRKRLVPLGPVVVFAASNFPLAFSTGGGDVASALAVGCPVIVKAHDSHPGTNALVAQAIMEAARTVGAPDGVFSSLYGAGQDLGQVLVKDPRIKAVGFTGSYRAGRAIMDASAARPEPIPVYAEMGSINPVVVMASALEKRAAFIGEQLGGSMTLGVGQFCTKPGIILVQESPEFNAFYKGLHDKAAGMAASPMLNKRIQSSFVQSLQNLSGEVTMVNMNEGSSHLMKAAFAVVAGRDFLTHPKWHEEVFGPFAVIVKCDDPDQMIEIVRALRGQLTATIWSEPEDALNAKMIDALEQAAGRLVWNGVPTGVEVCDAQMHGGPFPATSHPFFGAVGMGSMKRWTRPVAYQNFPGSLLPNELKD; encoded by the coding sequence ATGATTACAGAGAATATAGTGGGATTTGACACCAGAGGGGGATCCACATTTGTTCAAGGAGTAGAAGCTTCCAGTCAAACTTATCTGGCTGAAAAATTTACCATCGCAGATCAGTCTACTATCGACGAAGCGCTCGACAAGGCTGTGATGGCCTTTGAGATCTACCGCCATTGGAGTCCCGACCAAAGAGCTTCTTTTCTTAACAAAATATCAGAGAATATCCTCGAACTAGGGGATACACTTATTTCAAGAGCTTGTGCAGAATCCGGATTGCCGGAAGGAAGGATGATGGGTGAACGGGGCAGAACTATTGGTCAAATCAATATGATGGCCACCGCACTCAGAAATGGTAGCTGGGAAGAAAATTTTATTGATCAGGCTTTGCCGGACCGTCAACCGCTGCCCAGACCCGATATTAGAAAAAGATTGGTGCCTCTTGGGCCTGTGGTAGTATTCGCGGCAAGCAATTTTCCCCTGGCCTTCTCTACCGGCGGTGGGGATGTAGCCAGCGCACTGGCAGTAGGATGTCCGGTGATTGTCAAAGCACATGATTCTCATCCCGGGACCAATGCTTTGGTTGCTCAAGCCATTATGGAAGCTGCCAGAACAGTAGGGGCACCTGATGGGGTATTTTCCTCTTTATATGGAGCAGGACAGGATCTTGGCCAGGTTTTGGTCAAAGACCCACGGATCAAAGCTGTAGGTTTTACAGGCTCCTATCGTGCCGGAAGGGCCATCATGGATGCTTCGGCTGCCAGACCAGAGCCTATCCCGGTCTATGCGGAGATGGGCAGTATCAATCCAGTCGTGGTGATGGCATCAGCCCTCGAGAAAAGGGCCGCATTTATTGGTGAACAATTAGGCGGATCTATGACGCTTGGAGTAGGGCAGTTTTGCACTAAACCTGGGATTATCCTGGTACAGGAAAGTCCAGAATTTAATGCTTTTTATAAAGGATTGCACGACAAAGCCGCTGGCATGGCTGCCTCGCCGATGCTCAATAAAAGAATCCAATCCAGTTTTGTCCAATCTCTTCAAAATCTTTCAGGTGAAGTGACTATGGTCAATATGAATGAAGGCTCATCACATCTCATGAAAGCCGCTTTTGCAGTGGTAGCTGGCAGAGATTTTTTGACCCATCCAAAATGGCATGAAGAAGTCTTTGGCCCATTTGCAGTCATAGTCAAATGTGATGATCCGGATCAAATGATCGAAATCGTAAGGGCACTCAGAGGTCAGCTCACTGCTACTATCTGGAGTGAACCTGAAGATGCCCTTAATGCAAAAATGATCGATGCACTGGAGCAGGCTGCAGGTAGATTGGTTTGGAATGGAGTTCCTACCGGGGTAGAGGTGTGTGATGCACAGATGCATGGCGGTCCTTTCCCTGCAACGAGCCATCCTTTTTTTGGCGCTGTTGGCATGGGATCCATGAAGCGCTGGACCCGACCGGTTGCTTATCAAAATTTTCCCGGAAGTCTGTTGCCGAATGAATTGAAGGATTGA
- a CDS encoding SusC/RagA family TonB-linked outer membrane protein: MNRLFTRMLKATIALLLLAGMQSFALAQRTVTGTVKEAGSGETLIGANVLVRGTSIGTITDIDGTFSIEVPAGSNVLEISYTGFGTEVFTLDGATNNIEITLTPGKLLEEVVVTGYGTQRQKEITSAVASIKAEDFNKGAITSPAQLLQGKVPGLVIAKPNGDPNGGFTIRLRGLSTVGGNTEPLIIIDGVPGANLRSVDPNDIETMDVLKDGSAAAIYGTRGSNGVILITTKKGHEGKSSIEYNGVFSVENIARTPQIMNAAEYKAAGGLDKGTSTDWFDVITRTGLSQQHNLAMSGGAKGLAYRVSFNYRDVQGVALDNGFKQLNGRVNLAQKAINDRLLINFDLSATNRNQNTGFSNAAFRYATIFNPTAPVYDATNTVNGGYNEPGGFDIFNPLAIIEQNQAKGVLNNILGTVRAEYELAKGLRYSIAYTLGRDNGGDGNGVTEAYISKQSQFGQGIGRNGLATRNSSSAQNDYLSSTLNYAFRVNNIDLTALAGYDYQKFVTEGFGIQGGNFLTDFFTSNNIGASLDFPRGLGGVGSGKNSNKLIAFFGRLSANINDTWFASASVRREGSSRFGENNKWGVFPAVSAGVNLTKLMDISFVDNLKLRIGYGVTGANITQDYLSQFRYGPTGSFFYNGAYVPTYGPVSNPNADLKWERKGETNIGLDFGLLDYKITGTFDLFNRKVNDLLYNFPVPVPPNSFGRTWANVGELTSTGLEASVALNDLKFGGLKYTPSLNATFYLDNKLVSLSQGDLKFGSGGVLDLAGVGSPGQNNFTMIRVAEGEKIGQIYGPIYTGPDAAGNPTFKDLNGDGTGTTDDKAVLGNGIPNFTLGFNNSFTLGNFTLNAFLRGAFGHSLINQFRVFYEDRNPGSILSYNRVNTKYADPKLKDAKYSSLHVEKGDFIRLDNMQLGYTLPVKGVFNKAFVYLAGNNLFTITGYTGVDPEVRFGDSEDNGNPLAPGIDRRDNYFTTRSFSLGVNFGF; this comes from the coding sequence ATGAATAGACTTTTTACTCGTATGCTTAAAGCGACTATTGCCTTGCTCCTCTTGGCAGGAATGCAGTCTTTTGCTTTGGCACAACGCACTGTCACCGGCACCGTCAAGGAAGCCGGTTCAGGCGAGACTTTGATTGGTGCCAATGTACTGGTTCGGGGAACTAGTATTGGGACCATTACTGACATTGATGGCACCTTTTCTATAGAAGTGCCAGCAGGAAGCAATGTGTTGGAGATTTCTTACACAGGTTTTGGTACAGAAGTTTTTACACTCGACGGTGCTACTAACAATATTGAGATCACACTTACTCCAGGTAAGTTGCTCGAAGAGGTAGTCGTCACTGGATATGGTACCCAGCGTCAGAAAGAAATCACTTCTGCAGTTGCATCTATCAAAGCAGAGGATTTCAACAAAGGTGCTATCACCAGCCCGGCTCAATTGCTACAAGGTAAAGTACCCGGATTGGTTATCGCCAAACCCAACGGAGATCCTAATGGCGGATTCACCATCCGACTAAGAGGTCTTTCTACCGTGGGTGGTAATACTGAACCATTGATCATTATTGATGGTGTTCCAGGTGCCAACTTACGTAGCGTTGATCCCAATGACATTGAGACCATGGATGTACTTAAAGATGGTTCTGCAGCAGCGATATATGGGACGCGAGGTTCAAATGGGGTTATTTTGATCACCACCAAAAAAGGCCATGAAGGCAAATCTTCCATTGAATACAACGGCGTTTTTTCAGTTGAAAATATTGCAAGAACACCTCAAATCATGAATGCTGCAGAATATAAGGCAGCAGGAGGCCTTGACAAAGGCACTAGCACTGACTGGTTTGATGTCATCACTCGAACAGGCTTATCTCAACAGCACAACCTGGCGATGTCAGGTGGTGCCAAGGGCTTGGCTTACAGAGTTTCTTTTAACTATAGAGATGTTCAGGGAGTTGCGCTTGACAATGGATTTAAGCAACTTAACGGTCGTGTCAACCTGGCACAGAAAGCGATTAATGACAGATTATTAATCAATTTTGATTTATCTGCTACTAATCGCAATCAGAATACAGGATTTAGCAATGCTGCATTTAGATATGCCACCATTTTTAATCCAACCGCTCCTGTTTATGATGCCACCAATACAGTCAATGGAGGTTATAATGAACCTGGAGGATTTGATATTTTTAATCCGCTGGCGATCATCGAACAAAACCAGGCGAAAGGTGTATTAAACAATATATTGGGTACAGTTCGTGCGGAATACGAACTCGCCAAAGGTCTGAGATACTCTATAGCCTACACACTCGGTCGTGATAATGGCGGTGATGGCAACGGTGTAACTGAGGCCTATATCAGCAAACAAAGCCAGTTTGGTCAAGGTATTGGCCGCAATGGTCTTGCTACCAGGAATTCAAGTTCTGCCCAAAATGATTATTTGTCCTCTACACTTAACTATGCCTTTAGAGTAAATAATATAGACTTAACGGCTTTAGCAGGATACGATTACCAAAAATTCGTCACTGAAGGATTCGGTATACAAGGAGGTAACTTCCTGACTGATTTCTTTACAAGCAATAACATCGGTGCGAGTTTGGACTTTCCTCGAGGACTTGGAGGTGTTGGTAGTGGAAAAAACAGTAATAAACTGATCGCGTTCTTTGGTAGATTGAGTGCCAATATCAATGATACCTGGTTTGCCAGTGCATCAGTGAGAAGAGAGGGATCTTCCAGGTTTGGAGAAAATAATAAATGGGGGGTATTCCCAGCTGTTTCAGCAGGAGTAAACTTGACTAAATTGATGGATATCAGTTTTGTTGACAACCTCAAGTTGAGAATAGGATATGGTGTCACTGGAGCTAATATTACCCAGGATTATCTGTCTCAATTCAGATACGGTCCTACCGGTAGCTTCTTTTACAATGGTGCTTATGTGCCTACTTATGGTCCGGTATCTAACCCTAACGCTGATCTTAAATGGGAGCGAAAAGGTGAAACCAATATTGGATTGGATTTTGGTTTATTGGACTATAAAATCACAGGAACATTTGATTTGTTTAATCGAAAAGTCAATGACCTATTATACAACTTCCCAGTACCGGTTCCACCAAATTCATTTGGTCGTACCTGGGCTAACGTGGGAGAACTAACCAGCACAGGTCTGGAAGCTTCTGTGGCATTAAATGACCTCAAATTTGGTGGGTTGAAGTATACTCCTTCATTAAATGCTACTTTCTATTTGGATAATAAATTAGTGAGTTTGTCTCAAGGTGATCTTAAATTCGGATCTGGAGGGGTACTCGACCTGGCAGGTGTAGGATCTCCTGGACAAAATAACTTCACCATGATTCGAGTAGCAGAAGGCGAAAAAATTGGTCAAATTTATGGCCCGATTTACACAGGCCCGGATGCTGCAGGGAACCCAACTTTTAAAGATCTTAATGGAGATGGTACCGGTACTACAGATGACAAGGCGGTGTTGGGTAATGGTATTCCTAACTTCACCCTTGGTTTTAACAATAGTTTCACTCTGGGCAATTTTACCTTAAATGCATTTTTGAGGGGTGCATTCGGACATTCTTTGATCAACCAATTCAGGGTGTTTTATGAAGATCGCAATCCTGGTTCTATCCTGAGCTACAATAGGGTAAATACCAAGTATGCTGATCCTAAATTAAAAGATGCTAAATACTCTAGTTTACACGTAGAAAAAGGCGATTTCATTAGATTGGACAATATGCAATTGGGTTATACTTTGCCTGTAAAAGGAGTATTTAATAAAGCTTTTGTGTATCTCGCAGGTAACAATCTGTTTACCATCACAGGGTATACCGGCGTTGATCCTGAAGTTCGATTTGGTGATTCTGAGGACAATGGCAATCCATTGGCCCCAGGTATTGACAGAAGAGATAATTATTTTACTACACGATCCTTTTCTTTAGGCGTCAATTTTGGATTTTAA
- a CDS encoding LacI family DNA-binding transcriptional regulator, whose translation MKKTTIKDIAHRLEVSPSTISRALSNHPDISEALKIKIKEVAQAMKYRPSAAALHLKRGSNKTIALIIPQITSFFYPLVIHGIEAVLHSQGYTLMILPTNDSLEREEENIGIAYDHDVAGVLIALTKETVNLDHFQTLKDSNIPVVLIDKVIEGTPYSSITIDDYKVSYQMVQHLYKTGCQKIIGIFGKASLTISHLRYRGFAQALADLNLPHETSQIAFVNSSSEAYTIALDMIQHHHPDGLYVMTDEIMLGVMPAIAELDLKVPEQISVLAISDGHLAQFMIPTVSHMKHDGLELGSLSAQKIIQYINAKNNNLLWNTPERIQMNTNIVFLNSTK comes from the coding sequence TTGAAAAAGACAACCATCAAGGATATAGCCCATAGGTTGGAAGTAAGTCCATCTACTATATCGAGAGCATTGAGCAATCACCCTGATATCAGTGAAGCACTCAAAATCAAGATTAAGGAAGTGGCGCAAGCCATGAAATACAGGCCAAGTGCCGCTGCACTTCATTTAAAGAGAGGATCAAATAAAACGATAGCACTCATCATTCCACAAATCACTTCTTTTTTCTATCCTTTGGTGATACATGGTATCGAAGCAGTTCTCCATAGCCAGGGATATACCTTGATGATTCTTCCGACCAATGATAGCCTGGAGCGGGAAGAAGAAAATATAGGTATTGCCTATGATCATGATGTCGCAGGAGTATTAATCGCTTTAACCAAGGAAACCGTCAATCTGGATCATTTTCAAACACTTAAAGATTCTAATATTCCGGTTGTACTTATAGACAAAGTGATCGAAGGCACTCCTTATAGTAGTATCACGATAGATGACTACAAAGTATCTTATCAAATGGTCCAACACCTGTATAAAACTGGCTGTCAAAAGATTATTGGCATTTTTGGAAAAGCCAGTCTCACCATTTCTCATCTCCGATATCGGGGATTTGCCCAGGCACTGGCTGACTTAAATCTTCCGCACGAAACCAGCCAAATAGCTTTCGTCAATAGCAGCTCAGAAGCGTACACTATAGCCCTGGATATGATCCAACATCACCATCCAGATGGATTGTACGTGATGACAGACGAAATTATGCTGGGCGTCATGCCAGCCATCGCTGAATTAGACTTGAAGGTACCTGAACAAATATCAGTTTTGGCTATTAGTGATGGACACCTTGCTCAATTTATGATTCCAACAGTGAGTCATATGAAACACGATGGGTTAGAATTGGGAAGCCTGAGTGCTCAAAAAATCATTCAGTACATAAATGCTAAAAACAACAATCTCCTTTGGAATACCCCGGAACGAATCCAAATGAATACCAATATCGTCTTTCTCAATAGCACCAAATAG
- a CDS encoding RagB/SusD family nutrient uptake outer membrane protein, with translation MKKLIKYSKALLIAGALLTFNNSCTNLDEELYSTVTFDNFFKTDEEFISALGAAYSSLIGVMGNHNATWSIQEVSSDELMIPQRGGDWFDGGIWLRMFRHEYLPTEDAFNNSWGQLFGGVSACNRLIEQFSAIQSDRAKAFVSELRSVRALYYYWLLDLFGNVPIVTSFATAEANPTTKSRAEVYAFVEKELLESTPNLTDEVSGSTYARMTQHAANSILAKLYINAQRYTGTAQWDKAIAAADKVINSGKYSLEDNFFTNFQTENAGSKETIFAIPYDKVFAQGFNLPVMTLHYESQKTFNLTDQPWNGYCSLQEFYNSFEANDVRKRSLLAGPQKSAAGKQLVDPSAEANDPDGKDLNFTPAINEHFPNCLRQAGARIAKFEYIAGSTANLSNDFPIFRLADIMLVKAEALWRKNAGDATALAIVNQIRNRALATPLTSLTAENLLAERGREMFAEGWRRQDLIRFGTYQDARPWKPADTKPCFDIFPIPKAQLDANKSLSQNPCY, from the coding sequence ATGAAAAAACTTATAAAATATTCTAAAGCTTTATTGATAGCCGGTGCTTTACTGACTTTCAATAATTCCTGTACCAATCTCGATGAAGAGTTGTATTCAACAGTGACTTTTGATAATTTCTTCAAAACAGACGAAGAGTTTATTTCTGCATTGGGAGCAGCTTATTCGAGCCTGATTGGAGTAATGGGAAATCACAATGCTACCTGGTCTATCCAGGAAGTGTCTTCTGACGAATTAATGATTCCACAAAGAGGTGGTGACTGGTTTGATGGAGGCATTTGGTTACGTATGTTCAGGCATGAATACCTTCCTACGGAAGATGCATTTAATAATTCCTGGGGACAATTGTTTGGAGGAGTCAGTGCCTGTAATCGTTTGATTGAGCAGTTTTCTGCCATCCAAAGTGATCGTGCTAAAGCATTCGTATCAGAGCTAAGATCTGTTCGTGCATTGTACTACTATTGGTTGCTTGATCTTTTTGGCAATGTGCCTATCGTGACTTCCTTTGCGACAGCGGAGGCCAACCCGACTACCAAGTCCAGAGCCGAAGTGTACGCTTTTGTTGAAAAAGAGTTGCTTGAAAGTACTCCGAATCTGACAGACGAAGTATCTGGTTCTACCTATGCCAGGATGACTCAACATGCTGCCAATTCAATATTAGCTAAGCTTTATATCAATGCACAAAGATATACGGGCACCGCACAGTGGGATAAAGCCATAGCAGCTGCTGATAAAGTGATCAACTCCGGCAAGTATAGCCTGGAAGACAATTTTTTTACGAACTTCCAAACTGAAAATGCAGGTTCTAAAGAAACCATTTTTGCTATACCTTATGACAAAGTATTTGCACAGGGATTTAACCTTCCGGTGATGACACTGCATTATGAAAGTCAAAAAACTTTTAACCTTACCGATCAACCATGGAATGGTTACTGTTCACTTCAAGAGTTTTACAATTCTTTTGAAGCGAATGATGTTCGAAAAAGAAGTCTGTTAGCAGGCCCTCAAAAGAGTGCTGCAGGCAAACAATTGGTCGATCCAAGTGCTGAAGCCAATGACCCTGATGGTAAAGATTTAAATTTCACACCTGCCATCAATGAGCATTTTCCAAACTGTCTAAGACAAGCTGGAGCAAGGATCGCTAAATTTGAATATATAGCTGGTTCTACTGCTAACTTGAGCAATGATTTCCCAATATTCCGGTTAGCCGACATTATGTTGGTGAAAGCTGAAGCGCTTTGGAGAAAGAATGCTGGCGATGCTACCGCCCTCGCTATCGTCAATCAGATCCGAAACCGTGCCTTGGCTACTCCGCTAACTTCCCTGACAGCTGAAAATCTTTTGGCAGAGAGAGGTCGTGAGATGTTTGCTGAAGGATGGAGGAGACAAGATCTTATTCGCTTCGGTACTTACCAGGATGCAAGACCTTGGAAACCAGCAGATACAAAACCTTGTTTTGATATCTTCCCTATTCCCAAGGCTCAACTTGATGCTAACAAAAGTTTGTCTCAAAATCCTTGTTATTAA
- a CDS encoding D-alanyl-D-alanine carboxypeptidase, whose translation MYLYRSSLFVTSMVILNLFTSCGSAHHTTEAKVDLSTLIEHSQVFNNHFTGFSLYDPVIHKTLYAYNDQKYFTPASNTKILTFYTALSFLPDPLPAFKYLIHGDSLIIKGMGDPTLLHPLWPQHPGLSFIINSDKRVFIVTDALQDEAMGDGWAWDDYSYYYQAEKSALPMYGNLIRIEYDSLVQSHKVFPAYFQGTWSNLTGKSSSNPYYRMQNDNDFRINVNRKTLTYIPFKTDAATINNLLSDTIHRSVRALWSAQVDPDSTWALMPGVSADSVYAQMMKVSDNFIAEQLLLETGAYILDTLNTTKAIQYAKTHLFQNIPDPLQWVDGSGLSRYNLFTPRSIIYVLEQIYHKISEDRIKSIFPGGGVSGTIQTIYGAQTPYIYAKTGSLMNNYALSGYLFTKSGKILIFSFMHSNYTGSVMPIREEMQKTLEFVRDHY comes from the coding sequence ATGTATTTGTACAGGTCAAGCTTGTTTGTCACATCTATGGTCATCTTAAACCTATTCACCTCTTGTGGGTCCGCTCATCATACGACTGAAGCCAAAGTAGATCTGTCGACCTTAATAGAACATTCCCAGGTATTTAATAATCATTTTACGGGATTTTCACTATACGATCCTGTGATTCACAAAACTCTTTATGCTTATAATGATCAAAAGTATTTTACTCCTGCTTCCAACACCAAGATCCTGACTTTTTATACTGCATTGTCTTTCTTGCCTGATCCCTTGCCTGCATTTAAGTATCTGATCCACGGAGATAGCCTCATCATTAAAGGCATGGGCGATCCTACTTTGTTACATCCTCTTTGGCCCCAACATCCGGGATTGAGTTTTATCATCAATTCTGACAAAAGAGTATTTATCGTCACCGATGCTTTACAAGATGAAGCGATGGGCGATGGTTGGGCCTGGGATGATTATAGTTATTATTACCAGGCTGAAAAATCTGCCCTGCCAATGTATGGCAATCTGATTCGGATTGAATATGATTCTCTGGTTCAATCACATAAGGTGTTTCCTGCCTATTTTCAAGGTACCTGGAGTAACCTGACTGGTAAAAGCAGTTCCAATCCGTACTACAGGATGCAAAATGATAATGATTTTAGAATAAATGTAAATAGGAAAACGTTGACTTATATACCCTTCAAAACAGATGCCGCTACTATAAATAACCTGTTGTCAGATACGATCCATCGTTCAGTCAGGGCACTTTGGAGCGCACAAGTAGACCCAGACAGTACATGGGCGTTAATGCCCGGAGTGTCCGCTGATTCGGTGTACGCTCAGATGATGAAGGTAAGTGACAATTTTATCGCCGAACAATTACTGTTGGAGACAGGGGCCTATATTTTGGATACCCTCAATACGACCAAAGCGATTCAATATGCCAAGACACACCTATTCCAGAACATACCGGATCCCTTGCAATGGGTAGACGGCAGTGGATTGTCCAGATACAATCTTTTTACACCGCGCTCTATCATATATGTATTGGAGCAGATTTACCATAAAATATCGGAGGACAGAATTAAAAGTATCTTTCCAGGTGGAGGTGTTAGTGGGACCATACAAACGATATATGGTGCCCAGACACCATATATATATGCCAAAACCGGTTCATTGATGAATAATTACGCACTGAGTGGGTATCTTTTTACAAAAAGCGGCAAGATCTTGATATTCTCTTTTATGCACTCTAATTACACGGGTAGTGTAATGCCTATTCGAGAGGAGATGCAAAAGACCCTCGAATTTGTACGAGACCATTATTAA
- a CDS encoding dihydrodipicolinate synthase family protein: MAKVNWQGVYPALTTKFKEDHSLDIPAFQKHLDFQLNNGIHGVILAGSLGEASTLQLQETLELLAAAKEKTDDDTPVLINIAESNTASAVEIAKAAEAAGADGLMLLPPMRYKADDHETVVYFKTIADCTDLPIMIYNNPHDYKIAVTIDMFEQLTLHPNIQAVKESSRDITNITRMINAFGSRFKIMGGVDTLALECLVAGADGWVAGLVNAFPEETVTIFNLVKKGRIDDALKIYRWFMPLLELDIHPKLVQYIKLAEAAAGVGTEHVRPPRLKLSGIERIQVLSVINDAIQSRPNLKIYNL; the protein is encoded by the coding sequence ATGGCTAAAGTGAACTGGCAAGGTGTATATCCTGCCCTTACTACTAAATTTAAGGAAGATCATAGCCTGGATATACCAGCATTCCAAAAGCATCTTGATTTTCAACTCAACAATGGGATCCATGGGGTGATTTTGGCCGGCAGCCTCGGTGAAGCCAGCACGCTTCAATTGCAGGAAACCCTGGAATTATTGGCAGCAGCCAAAGAAAAGACGGATGACGATACTCCCGTATTAATCAACATAGCCGAATCGAATACTGCCAGCGCAGTGGAGATCGCCAAAGCAGCAGAAGCTGCAGGAGCCGACGGTCTGATGCTGTTGCCACCAATGCGATATAAGGCAGATGATCACGAGACAGTGGTCTATTTTAAAACCATCGCCGACTGTACTGATCTCCCTATCATGATCTATAACAACCCTCATGATTATAAGATCGCTGTGACGATAGACATGTTTGAGCAACTCACCCTGCATCCCAATATTCAGGCAGTCAAAGAAAGTAGTAGGGATATCACCAATATCACCCGAATGATCAATGCTTTTGGGTCAAGGTTTAAAATAATGGGAGGGGTGGATACCCTGGCATTGGAATGCCTGGTGGCTGGCGCAGATGGTTGGGTCGCAGGACTAGTCAATGCATTTCCAGAAGAGACGGTAACTATATTTAATTTGGTCAAAAAAGGTCGAATAGATGATGCATTGAAGATATACAGGTGGTTTATGCCTCTGCTCGAGCTGGATATACACCCTAAACTGGTACAGTATATAAAACTTGCTGAGGCTGCAGCCGGAGTAGGAACTGAACACGTGCGCCCGCCCAGGTTAAAACTAAGCGGTATTGAACGAATCCAGGTGTTATCTGTTATAAATGACGCCATCCAAAGCAGGCCTAACCTCAAAATTTACAATTTATGA